From Scatophagus argus isolate fScaArg1 chromosome 2, fScaArg1.pri, whole genome shotgun sequence, a single genomic window includes:
- the znf207b gene encoding BUB3-interacting and GLEBS motif-containing protein ZNF207b isoform X1, whose translation MGRKKKKQMKPWCWYCNRDFDDEKILIQHQKAKHFKCHICHKKLYTGPGLAIHCMQVHKETIDSVPNAIPGRTDIELEIYGMEGIPEKDMQERRRTLEQKSQESQKKKSNNQDDSDEDDEDDDEAGPSAQQSAGVQPQTGYTAPMAQLGMPPVAGAPGMHPGGYQGMPPMMPGVPPMMHGMPPAMHGMPPGMMPMGGMMPPMLPGMPGIPPGMPPHMAPRPGMPHMAPAPAAGAIPSRPAAPVAQPAVTKPLFPSAAQMGSGVHSSTTAVSSPPADLQSVSSQPPFPNTPQAQQSTSGAAASNSHSTAASSDPPKATFPAYTQSSVSSSSSSSTSSSSNPSSSTVAKPPATVTNKPATLTTTSATSKLIHPDEDISLEEMKAQLPRYQRLIPRPGQAHAAAPPVAAVGSIMPPQQGMPPQQPGMRHPMHGQYGAPPQGMPGYMPGGMPPYGQGPPMVPPYQGGPPMGMRPPAMSPAGRY comes from the exons ATGGGAcgaaaaaagaagaagcaaatgAAGCCATGGTGCTG GTATTGTAATCGAGACTTCGATGATGAAAAGATCCTCATTCAGCATCAGAAGgcaaagcattttaaatgcCATATTTGTCACAAAAAGTTGTACACTGGTCCAGGCCTGGCTATCCATTGCATGCAG GTACACAAAGAAACAATTGACAGTGTACCAAATGCAATTCCTGGAAGAACGGACATCGAGCTGGAGATCTATGGTATGGAGGGGATTCCAGAGAAAGACAtgcaggaaagaagaagaacattAGAACAGAAATCACAAG AGAGTCAgaagaaaaagtcaaacaatCAGGATGACTCTGACGAGGATGACGAGGATGATGACGAAGCAGGACCATCAGCACAGCAGTCAGCTGGTGTCCAGCCCCAGACAGGCTACACTGCTCCAATGGCCCAACTTGGGATGCCTCCTGTGGCTGGTGCACCTGGGATGCACCCTGGGGGATATCAAG GAATGCCTCCGATGATGCCGGGTGTTCCTCCCATGATGCATGGCATGCCCCCTGCCATGCATGGAATGCCACCAGG CATGATGCCTATGGGTGGAATGATGCCTCCCATGTTGCCAGGGATGCCCGGTATACCCCCTG GAATGCCCCCTCACATGGCTCCAAGGCCAGGGATGCCCCACATGGCCCCGGCCCCCGCAGCAGGGGCGATACCCAGTCGCCCGGCAGCACCAGTGGCCCAGCCTGCCGTCACCAAACCACTGTTCCCCAGTGCAGCACAG ATGGGCTCTGGTGTTCATAGCAGCACAACAGCCGTTTCCTCTCCACCTGCAGACCTTCAGTCTGTCTCCTCCCAGCCTCCCTTTCCTAACACGCCACAA GCCCAGCAGAGCACTTCAGGAGCTGCCGCTTCAAACTCCCACAGTACAGCCGCCTCCTCCGACCCTCCCAAAGCAACATTCCCTGCCTACACCCagtcctctgtctcttcttcctcttcctcttctacttcttcttcttctaatccCTCTAGCAGCACTGTGGCCAAACCCCCAGCCACAGTGACCAATAAGCCTGCCACCCTCACCACCACGAGTGCAACTAGTAAGTTGATCCACCCTGATGAGGATATCTCACTG gaggaaatgaaggCCCAGTTGCCCCGTTACCAGCGCCTCATACCGAGGCCGGGTCAGGCCCATGCGGCTGCTCCCCCAGTGGCGGCTGTGGGCAGCATAATGCCCCCACAGCAAGGCATGCCACCACAGCAGCCTGGCATGAGGCATCCCATGCATG GTCAGTATGGCGCTCCTCCACAGGGCATGCCAGGCTACATGCCTGGAGGGATGCCTCCATATGGGCAGGGTCCTCCTATGGTGCCTCCTTACCAGGGAGGCCCTCCCATGGGCATGAGGCCACCCGCCATGTCTCCGGCTGGACGCTACTGA
- the znf207b gene encoding BUB3-interacting and GLEBS motif-containing protein ZNF207b isoform X2, whose product MGRKKKKQMKPWCWYCNRDFDDEKILIQHQKAKHFKCHICHKKLYTGPGLAIHCMQVHKETIDSVPNAIPGRTDIELEIYGMEGIPEKDMQERRRTLEQKSQESQKKKSNNQDDSDEDDEDDDEAGPSAQQSAGVQPQTGYTAPMAQLGMPPVAGAPGMHPGGYQGMPPMMPGVPPMMHGMPPAMHGMPPGMMPMGGMMPPMLPGMPGIPPGMPPHMAPRPGMPHMAPAPAAGAIPSRPAAPVAQPAVTKPLFPSAAQAQQSTSGAAASNSHSTAASSDPPKATFPAYTQSSVSSSSSSSTSSSSNPSSSTVAKPPATVTNKPATLTTTSATSKLIHPDEDISLEEMKAQLPRYQRLIPRPGQAHAAAPPVAAVGSIMPPQQGMPPQQPGMRHPMHGQYGAPPQGMPGYMPGGMPPYGQGPPMVPPYQGGPPMGMRPPAMSPAGRY is encoded by the exons ATGGGAcgaaaaaagaagaagcaaatgAAGCCATGGTGCTG GTATTGTAATCGAGACTTCGATGATGAAAAGATCCTCATTCAGCATCAGAAGgcaaagcattttaaatgcCATATTTGTCACAAAAAGTTGTACACTGGTCCAGGCCTGGCTATCCATTGCATGCAG GTACACAAAGAAACAATTGACAGTGTACCAAATGCAATTCCTGGAAGAACGGACATCGAGCTGGAGATCTATGGTATGGAGGGGATTCCAGAGAAAGACAtgcaggaaagaagaagaacattAGAACAGAAATCACAAG AGAGTCAgaagaaaaagtcaaacaatCAGGATGACTCTGACGAGGATGACGAGGATGATGACGAAGCAGGACCATCAGCACAGCAGTCAGCTGGTGTCCAGCCCCAGACAGGCTACACTGCTCCAATGGCCCAACTTGGGATGCCTCCTGTGGCTGGTGCACCTGGGATGCACCCTGGGGGATATCAAG GAATGCCTCCGATGATGCCGGGTGTTCCTCCCATGATGCATGGCATGCCCCCTGCCATGCATGGAATGCCACCAGG CATGATGCCTATGGGTGGAATGATGCCTCCCATGTTGCCAGGGATGCCCGGTATACCCCCTG GAATGCCCCCTCACATGGCTCCAAGGCCAGGGATGCCCCACATGGCCCCGGCCCCCGCAGCAGGGGCGATACCCAGTCGCCCGGCAGCACCAGTGGCCCAGCCTGCCGTCACCAAACCACTGTTCCCCAGTGCAGCACAG GCCCAGCAGAGCACTTCAGGAGCTGCCGCTTCAAACTCCCACAGTACAGCCGCCTCCTCCGACCCTCCCAAAGCAACATTCCCTGCCTACACCCagtcctctgtctcttcttcctcttcctcttctacttcttcttcttctaatccCTCTAGCAGCACTGTGGCCAAACCCCCAGCCACAGTGACCAATAAGCCTGCCACCCTCACCACCACGAGTGCAACTAGTAAGTTGATCCACCCTGATGAGGATATCTCACTG gaggaaatgaaggCCCAGTTGCCCCGTTACCAGCGCCTCATACCGAGGCCGGGTCAGGCCCATGCGGCTGCTCCCCCAGTGGCGGCTGTGGGCAGCATAATGCCCCCACAGCAAGGCATGCCACCACAGCAGCCTGGCATGAGGCATCCCATGCATG GTCAGTATGGCGCTCCTCCACAGGGCATGCCAGGCTACATGCCTGGAGGGATGCCTCCATATGGGCAGGGTCCTCCTATGGTGCCTCCTTACCAGGGAGGCCCTCCCATGGGCATGAGGCCACCCGCCATGTCTCCGGCTGGACGCTACTGA